The genomic interval tatggggccaacctggccttgctggctgggatatGGTGCTATAGTATGGTGCCTttatgccacactctagtccaggggtgtccaaatccagtcctCGAGGACCGATCTCCTGCTGGCTTTGCAGATTGTTGATtacctaaatcaggtgtgtttagccaataaagaGCATTCATGGTaggttggttagaaaacatgtaggacaccagtcCTTGAGACCTGAATTTGGACACGCTCAAGTCGCTCAAGTCGTTCTTCACTGATTACGAGCAAACAAACTCACAGGGTTCACAGATGATACGCAAGTGCCTGATGTCTACACAAACTACTccctgattgtctaatttcctcatttcagACAGTCAAGCTGCACCAAAAGAAGTCCGCACAAATAACGAGAACAGAACACGTGAGCTCCTTGTACAGACTGCAGGATTTGTCGGATTGgaataatgaaaaatgtttatgacatgcctgtgtctcacctactttacTCTTACTTACCCTTACTTATCAAGTGTTCGCTATGAACTGTTgcctgcagcatacccatagaaaaaatgtgcaagaacAATTTTGTACTATGGTTTACCTAAAActctacgaccttgatattttgtgtgtgtCCTATACAGATTTGAGAATTCTCCACCTGCAGACAGGTCCATATCCACCCATAAAGACAGCTGTGACTAagactttgatttttaaaaaaataaatatgataaaaaacacatttcctcaaCCAAgagaaaactctaaaatagagaaaataatgATTTCCTTAGTACAGTATCTTACATATTTATACTTCCAACTGCTTTCTTTGTATCAGTCATAGATGCTACAGAGTCATAAAACTGCTGTAAGCTtctgtagttttagtgttttggcTTTAAAGACCTTCCCAACTAAATAAATCGACAAAAAATTACAttcttgtaaattaaaaaaaaaaaaaacgtttctgcACTTTACTGTTTGACTGTGGCccttataatttatttttttttctttttattttgtgagtATTGCAATTGACAACAAAgtggaataaaatatttacagtgaATAGTATGGGCACATTTTGCAGGTTTTATCTGTTgcttgtttaaattaaaaagtgtagTTTACTACATGAAAAACAATGTaacttgtttttacatttaagtatcaatttgtccatttttttacaCCCTactgttttcaaatgaaaataatctgttttctttttcgaCATTAAAGAGTTAAGTActatgttttcattaaaatgtaaaagtgtaaATTGTGCAGGCTGCTCTGAGTAATCAGAaaagaaatttaataaaatattgttgcccttttttctatttcataatAAATGTACCATTGAGGTAGATTCCTTCCCTCAGAGTAAAATAATCCTCCAGAGAGTAGTTGCCCTCATCAGTGCATTGTTTGCTTACCATAAGcagatatatataaatattttttcaaattagtcTGGAGGTTGCATTAATCTGGTACTAAACTCACTGAATCCTATTTGGTTTGCAAATAAGCTTCAGCACTGACCAGCCAGATTTTGAAGCTGCTTCCATAGTGTCAACATCTCGTTGGGAGTGCGTCTGTGAACAAGCATGAGAGATCTGTAGGCACAGGGATTGCCCCTGTCTGTTACAGGAAGATCAAATGTTAGAAAGCCTGGGTGATGGCTCGGCGAAAGCCCAAGTCTCTGAAGGCACATGCCAAGATAAACATCATCAATTGGGAAGAGGCGCACCCTTTTGGACACTTCTTTCAGACGTAATGCAACTGAGCTGGAATACACCACCCCTCCTCCACCAGCGTAGGGCGGGTACACGCCTTTGTAGAAACTTTCTGGTATGAAGTATTTGGCAGACGGCTCACGGTGTGGCATTGCGTTATAGATGACATCTCCAACGAACAAATCCATCTCAGTGTCGTTTGTCCTCCACAGTCGGTGCTCTTCCCTCTTTTTGTGCAGGTAGTCCAGCAGGGCGTCCGTTCgaacaaaaacatcatcatcccctttaaaaataaaagtggccGTGGGGCAGTACTGCTGGATCCATCGCCAAAGCAGCAAGTCTTTTAGGGTCAGATTATAGAAAGTGTCTCTGAAATCCCACTGCAGAATATCGCCATACTTCTGGTTCTCAAGCTCCAGGAGGTTCTTCAGGTCAGGGTGCGGACCTGTACTTGAATCCTGTCTTCCAAGCAAAAAGACGGTCTGAACTAGTTCCCCTTTCTTATGTGTATCCCCAAAAACAAGGCCACTGCGTCCCCATGTTTCACGGATTGCCTGTCTGTTTTCAAAGTTTCCAACTTGGGATTTAATGGCCATGAGAAGCATTGGAGAGTCCACTCCGTAGATTTCGGCACCCCTCCTACACATATCAGGCTGATTGATGAGGGTGGGGTACTCCCTGCAGTGCATCGACCGGATAAATGCCCTCATTTGTTCTGGTAAGCTGTTTAAGTCGTGTTTATGGGGGACTGAACATGCGTCTGACATACAGTCCGAACATGCATCTTCAGTCTCTGCTAAAAGCTGAGCGCTTGGCTTCCACgttgtgttttttctcagaATCGGATTGTGCTGACGATCCCAAACGTGCTGCAACTGGTTCCATATTGCACCATCCTCCAAGCGAAGGTTCCAGAAAGGGCTAAGTGGATGGGAGGCCAAAGATGAGGAATTAGGAGAAAAGCCCGGTGCAATATAGTGAATTATAATCTTTGGAGGAGCGTAAGACATAGTGATGAATATGGACACCATAATATAAATCAGAAGATGACCAGTCATCATACAGGGCAGGAGACACAGGCACAGAAGTCTACTGTTACATTTGCAGCATCTTCCCATTGCTAGTAGTGTTATAAGTCGGATATGtatctgaaaaaacaacaacaaacaaactatTAATATCTCTTTGCATAATCCTCCCAGAAAATAATGACGTTCTTTTCTCTGAACACAGAAGAGCAATGATAGAAGCGTACATTTCATAAAGACCAGGCAACCCCTTGGTGTTTCGGTTTCCTTGGAGATAGTCCAGTGGGGGCTATTAACAGGTCTTTTCTACACACTCATATTATTGCCATGTACACCTGCATAGCTGTTGGTAGGATCAGAGCCCCTGTAGACATACTAgggaacatttaataaaaaataaaatagattatcTATGATGATTTACCCTTAAATCTCTGTATCTCTTATATTTTGTAATACTGCAAACAATCCAACAATTGACTGGCTAATAATCTAAACTTTTCACAATCTACATTTATATACTTTATGTAAAAAGTCACTCATTCATGTTTACTAAGCTTTTAGCAGTATAGAAGGCTTAATACAAATACTTACAATTTACTTTTTGACTAAGGATGCCGACTGAAATGAATGGGATGAAAGCTACAGTATCTTGTGGTGTTTActcctttcttttctcttcttttcttttagtcCAGGTGTTTGCAGTTAATGCAGAGGCAGGTTTGTCGCTCATCATTCATGTCAACATCCGTCCACCTCCGTTTCTGCTTAGAAAACCTGTCATCACAGGTGAGGCAGCCTTGCTCGCACGGAGCATGCGCGTTTGAACAACTCGACgcgcaagaaaaaaaatatgtccataaaaaataagcacagaTCAATTtccaattatttaaatatttatttatttttggggacAAGTTTTGATTTGTATAGAAGTATATAATATTTTATGGAAGCGTATTGCACATATAGCGTATTgcacatatattaaaaaaacggGGAgtttatttcctatttttttcgtGTATTTAAAAATACCTCTCTTTtattccacaagaacatttttttcatttaaaatcttaGGAGTTCAAATCAGATACATAAACATCGCATAAATTCCTCCGTAGCTCCCAAACTGTGATAGACATCACCTTAGACCAATAGGACGAACGCTCAGCCAATAGAAAAAGAGAGTAGGCGGGACCTAGCAGAGTCGCTCAAGGGTTATGTTTTGTATAAAGCAATACATGTTTGGTTGAGCTATGAATGAGGAGCCATCATCCCGGCGGCTCGAAGGTGGAAAATACTGTTAAAAGTCTAAATACAGACGTTTAAAATGagcaaacaaatgttttggACAGGTACCTAAGTCTTCATTCAACGCCAGAGTATCTTTTCGTCGGGTAAGTGCGTTTGTAAAGCTggaatttctttcatttttgagcGACAGGACAAGCAACAGACTGTTTATTTGTCTGTGGCACTAAGTAGCAAGCTTGCtaacagattttgttttctagtggatgttttttttgctaGCTAATGGCGGTAAAGGTTCGGAGCTTTCGGTAATTTAAAAGCAGCGTAATTATAAATGTTGTGAGGTAACATTAGCTTTTTTCCTCCGTGACTTTTGGGTCTAAAATGAggtgtttgttttgaatccTCCTTTTAGCGTTAGCCTATTCTTCAAAACGCGAATGTGCATGCTCGCTGAAAAAAGTAAGCCCCCCAAAACAGtttctttacaaacaaaaacgGTGCGAATATCAACATGTTTAATCTTATTTTCACAATTGTTGAGTTTAAATATTATTTCGTctttttgtacctttttttgGGGATATTTTTCCCCATTGTTTTACACATCTCAACGATGACACTGTTAGTTTAACATGAAATCTCCAACACTCGACAGCGTTGTATCCCTTGTGCTTCAAACAAGAAATGATTGTATTTTAATGAGTGATTCAGCCTCTTTCTTGTCACTACTTAAGTATTAACCTCAAGAGAGAACCATCGCTGTCTCCCTCAGAGGTCACCTACTTTAGATAAACATCTTAAGGCACTGCATACTTAAATATTTAGACCATTTGAAG from Oryzias melastigma strain HK-1 linkage group LG12, ASM292280v2, whole genome shotgun sequence carries:
- the LOC112163351 gene encoding N-acetyllactosaminide beta-1,3-N-acetylglucosaminyltransferase 2 isoform X2; this translates as MGRCCKCNSRLLCLCLLPCMMTGHLLIYIMVSIFITMSYAPPKIIIHYIAPGFSPNSSSLASHPLSPFWNLRLEDGAIWNQLQHVWDRQHNPILRKNTTWKPSAQLLAETEDACSDCMSDACSVPHKHDLNSLPEQMRAFIRSMHCREYPTLINQPDMCRRGAEIYGVDSPMLLMAIKSQVGNFENRQAIRETWGRSGLVFGDTHKKGELVQTVFLLGRQDSSTGPHPDLKNLLELENQKYGDILQWDFRDTFYNLTLKDLLLWRWIQQYCPTATFIFKGDDDVFVRTDALLDYLHKKREEHRLWRTNDTEMDLFVGDVIYNAMPHREPSAKYFIPESFYKGVYPPYAGGGGVVYSSSVALRLKEVSKRVRLFPIDDVYLGMCLQRLGLSPSHHPGFLTFDLPVTDRGNPCAYRSLMLVHRRTPNEMLTLWKQLQNLAGQC
- the LOC112163351 gene encoding N-acetyllactosaminide beta-1,3-N-acetylglucosaminyltransferase 2 isoform X1; translation: MKCTLLSLLFCVQRKERHYFLGGLCKEILIVCLLLFFQIHIRLITLLAMGRCCKCNSRLLCLCLLPCMMTGHLLIYIMVSIFITMSYAPPKIIIHYIAPGFSPNSSSLASHPLSPFWNLRLEDGAIWNQLQHVWDRQHNPILRKNTTWKPSAQLLAETEDACSDCMSDACSVPHKHDLNSLPEQMRAFIRSMHCREYPTLINQPDMCRRGAEIYGVDSPMLLMAIKSQVGNFENRQAIRETWGRSGLVFGDTHKKGELVQTVFLLGRQDSSTGPHPDLKNLLELENQKYGDILQWDFRDTFYNLTLKDLLLWRWIQQYCPTATFIFKGDDDVFVRTDALLDYLHKKREEHRLWRTNDTEMDLFVGDVIYNAMPHREPSAKYFIPESFYKGVYPPYAGGGGVVYSSSVALRLKEVSKRVRLFPIDDVYLGMCLQRLGLSPSHHPGFLTFDLPVTDRGNPCAYRSLMLVHRRTPNEMLTLWKQLQNLAGQC